The Cuculus canorus isolate bCucCan1 chromosome 5, bCucCan1.pri, whole genome shotgun sequence genome window below encodes:
- the BUB1B gene encoding mitotic checkpoint serine/threonine-protein kinase BUB1 beta, which yields MSQDYSDEWELSKENVQPLRQGRVMAALQEALAQQETSMHTALQLKRQEFESEIRFYSGDDPLDVWDRYVRWTEQSFPQGGKESNLAAILERAVKALNNQQRYYKDPRYLNLWLKFGNFCNEPLDLYSYLHSQEIGTTLALLYITWAEVLEERGNFKKADIIFQEGLQRKAEPLDKLQSFHRQFQMRVSRQTLLRLEDPPDEQDLDLLEPAEPQRSTLAELKGKGKKKVKAPISRVGGALKTTNSTRSFQTVTSQQLPNNPGFAVFDENSASGSEIPVLISQPWMAPPAARAEENELKAGPWNSGRRPRGSASSGVEVPFPQPSFTPYVEESAQQQIMTPCKIEPSVNCILSVRKPKKEEDLLQRVQNLQQDDQEKKETVMYCKDKVYAGVEEFSLEEIRAEIYRKKAKKKAEEEMQAIAQQKEEIQRQIEELEKKLKKKEDEKQQQPCKESTEIPEASPPLGLQEFTSPSATEVGEKQPHLHSEFQGSDDTQLDKPSLSQEVIQSCDVDPATQQGNVFVDSEDEQEEQRDEASLAKEGVPLLPPPGPAMAFSIFDESSTLANQNTSCSAGHAQKNAWHPPDVHKPPDSLTAKENVPPETCDELNGIEPLTEDAIVTGSYKNKTLCANPEDTCDFVRAAHLASTPFHGMVAQRVPAPDFSQDVLKEHCPEAKCAPLTQEVLVCEGAYSEALCINKLSPIMEASREDTRSSGSSVSSGSSLSSVTQISTIKDLHVPEKLELAQSLPAEMVADSGGDSENATGDDGTWVLWSAEERKKLLDPVPESLTASPDFHLEAGTLPVMEFEKDVELGNETYCIKWEYWTNEEYKMFFAILANFPPLDAKGFAIKVYSQPVPWDFYITCQLQERLNTDFDQSFSENCSCYLFEDGCAVLHRDVNRFTLADVIRGCTSIMEEVILLVVYNLLGVVERLHKAEIVHGDLRPEVFFLGDSICDTFACNEVTRALKIVDFSHSLDLRLQSRVILPNSFPTSQTPHGQQLLAKSSLPYQVDLVGIADIIHLMLFGEHVQVYQENSIWKMSRDVSKTADGDFWSKLFGQLLNADGKSTVHLLRELREEIGDMFDSGFQERLCESLAVLPLDLSVIS from the exons ATGTCACAGGACTACAGCGATGAGTGGGAGCTCAGCAAGGAGAACGTGCAGCCGCTGCGGCAGGGCCGGGTCATGGCTGCTTTGCAGGAGGCACTGGCTCAGCAGGAGACCTCCATGCACACCGCTCTTCAGCTCAAAAGACA ggagtTTGAATCAGAAATCCGATTTTACTCTGGAGATGACCCGCTGGATGTCTGGGACAG GTATGTAAGGTGGACAGAGCAGAGCTTCCCCCAGGGCGGAAAGGAGAGCAATCTCGCAGCAATATTGGAAAGGGCGGTGAAAGCCCTCAACAATCAGCAGCGATACTACAAAGACCCACGCTACCTTAACCTCTGGCTCAAGTTT GGCAACTTTTGTAACGAGCCCTTGGATCTGTACAGTTACCTCCATAGCCAAGAAATTGGCACAACACTGGCACTGCTCTACATCACATGGGCAGAAGTACTCGAGGAGAGAGGAAACTTTAAGAAAGCAGACATAATATTCCAGGAAGGCCTTCAGCGCAAGGCTGAGCCTTTGGATAAACTCCAGTCCTTTCACAG GCAGTTTCAGATGCGTGTTTCTCGGCAGACACTGCTGAGGCTTGAGGACCCCCCCGATGAACAAGATCTAGATCTTCTAGAACCTGCAGAGCCTCAGAGAAGCACATTGGCAGAGCTAAAAggcaagggaaagaagaaagtgaaagcCCCAATTAGTCGTGTCGGAGGTGCGCTTAAAA CCACAAACTCAACCAGAAGCTTCCAGACTGTAACTTCTCAGCAGCTTCCAAATAACCCGGGTTTTGCGGTGTTTGATGAAAATTCAGCTTCTGGATCCGAGATTCCCGTGCTTATATCACAGCCGTGGATGGCCCCTCCAGCTGCAAGGGCTGAGGAGAATGAACTAAAAGCGGGACCTTGGAACTCTGGCAGG CGTCCTCGTGGCAGTGCCAGTTCTGGTGTAGAAGTGCCCTTCCCACAGCCTAGTTTCACCCCATATGTGGAAGAGTCAGCTCAGCAACAAATCAT GACTCCCTGCAAAATTGAACCCAGtgtaaactgcattttaagtGTTCGCAAACCTAAGAAGGAGGAAGACCTCCTGCAGCGAGTGCAGAATCTTCAGCAGGATGatcaagagaagaaagagacagtGATGTACTGCAAGGACAAAGTTTATGCTGGAGTAGAAGAATTCTCATTGGAAGAGATCAGGGCTGAAATCtacaggaagaaagcaaagaagaaagctgaag AGGAAATGCAGGCCATagcacagcagaaggaagaaatacaaaggcaaattgaggagctggagaagaaattaaagaagaaagaagatgagAAGCAGCAACAACCGTGTAAAGAG TCAACAGAGATACCAGAAGCTTCACCACCTTTGGGGCTGCAAGAATTTACTTCTCCCAGTGCAACAGAAGTCGGAGAGAAACAGCCTCACTTACACAG tgAATTCCAGGGCTCTGACGATACTCAGCTGGATAAACCATCCCTTTCTCAGG AGGTTATCCAGTCTTGTGATGTAGACCCAGCCACACAACAGGGAAACGTGTTTGTAGACTCTGAAGATGAACAGGAGGAACAGAGAGATGAGGCCAGCCTTGCGAAAGAAG GtgtccctcttcttcctccaccgGGTCCTGCTATGGCTTTCTCCATATTTGATGAATCCTCTACTTTGGCAAACCAGAATACAAG TTGTTCTGCAGGTCATGCGCAGAAAAATGCCTGGCATCCCCCTGATGTTCATAAACCTCCAGATTCTCtaactgcaaaggaaaatgtacCACCGGAAACCTGT GATGAGCTGAATGGAATTGAACCTTTGACTGAAGATGCGATTGTGACTGGCTCCTACAAGAACAAAACCCTCTGTGCCAACCCAGAAGACACATGTGATTTCGTTCGGGCTGCCCATCTGGCCTCAACACCATTTCATGGCATGGTAGCTCAGAGAGTCCCAGCTCCTGATTTCTCACAGGATGTCCTGAAGGAACACTGTCCAGAAGCAAAGTGTGCACCGCTGACTCAGGAAGTCCTGGTTTGTGAGGGAGCATACAGTGAAGCACTCTGTATAAATAAACTGAG CCCCATCATGGAAGCAAGCCGGGAAGATACTCGCTCGTCAGGTTCTTCTGTCTCCTCGGgatcttccctttcttctgttACACAAATATCTACCATTAAAGACCTGCACGTCCCTGAGAAACTGGAGCTTGCTCAGAGCTTGCCTGCTGAAATGGTTGCTGATTCTGGAGGTGACAGTGAAAACGCTACTG GTGATGATGGAACCTGGGTCTTGTGGAGCGCTGAAGAGCGTAAAAAGCTTTTGGATCCTGTGCCAGAATCACTGACTGCTTCTCCCGACTTTCATTTGGAAGCCGGCACTCTACCTGTCATGGAGTTTGAGAAAGACGTCGAGCTGG GGAATGAGACTTACTGCATCAAATGGGAATATTGGACCAACGAAGAATACAAGATGTTTTTTGCCATTCTGGCTAACTTTCCCCCGTTGGATGCAAAAGGATTTGCAATAAAG GTGTATTCTCAGCCTGTGCCGTGGGATTTTTATATCACATGTCAGTTACAGGAGCGTTTGAACACAGACTTCGACCAGAGCTTCAGTGAGAATTGTAGCTGTTACCTGTTTGAGGACGGCTGTGCTGTTCTGCACAGGGATGTAAATCGCTTCACGCTTGCG GATGTTATTCGTGGCTGCACATCCATCATGGAGGAAGTTATCCTACTGGTTGTTTATAATCTTCTGGGTGTGGTAGAGAGGCTCCACAAAGCAGAGATTGTCCATGGAGATCTGCGTCCAGAGGTGTTCTTCCTGGGAGACAG TATCTGTGACACTTTCGCTTGTAATGAGGTGACAAGAGCTCTGAAGATCGTGGATTTCTCTCACAGTCTGGATTTGAGATTGCAGTCTCGAGTAATTTTGCCCAACAGCTTTCCAACATCTCAGACCCCTCATGGGCAGCAGCTTCTGGCCAAAAGCTCACTCCCTTATCAG GTAGACTTGGTTGGTATTGCGGATATTATCCACTTGATGCTGTTCGGGGAACATGTCCAGGTCTATCAAGAGAACTCCATCTGGAAAATGAGCCGAGATGTGTCCAA